From a region of the Panicum virgatum strain AP13 chromosome 2K, P.virgatum_v5, whole genome shotgun sequence genome:
- the LOC120692164 gene encoding remorin 4.1-like translates to MGHPSTLREISRPGRPGACWCRFPSAGGRPTRPRLPPPPGLFKKAPPATILLTAHHQSTASSRGLHCRGSASSSGEPELSRRWFRGRGRLSVGDRGQDATCHMLSAQTAASTSSSGVVVERERSVVVEQERRRQPVGEDEDEEEEEEEPEFRDIHALSPPPSQPPSYRRGRGESWGSAAGGSRHTSIRSVGSDTAPSEPFPTMSREFSAMVAAAATANAANAASANGAGSDAERDADAMGRIGEGEELEETNPLAIVPDSNPIPSPRRGLPTPGADVALAGAGAHGHGQAGVSVGQVKKEEVESKIAAWQIAEVAKVNNRFKREEVVINGWEGDQVEKASAWLKKYERKLEEKRAKAMEKAQNEVAKARRKAEEKRASAEAKRGTKVARVLELANFMRAVGRAPSTKRSFF, encoded by the exons ATGGGGCATCCGAGTACTCTTCGGGAAATatcccggcccggccggcctggTGCCTGCTGGTGTCGCTTCCCCTCGGCTGGTGGGCGCCCCACGCGGCCACGGCTGCCACCGCCTCCGGGGCTATTTAAGAAGGCGCCCCCCGCCACCATCCTACTCACCGCTCACCACCAGTCCACCGCAAGCTCGAGGGGTCTGCACTGCAGGGGAAGCGCGAGCTCATCAGGTGAGCCTGAGCTGAGCCGCAGATGGTTCCGCGGCCGCGGGAGGCTTAGCGTCGGCGATCGAGGACAGGACGCGACGTGCCACATGTTGAGCGCGCAGACGGCGgctagcaccagcagcagcggcgtcgtcgtcgagcGGGAGAGGAGCGTCGTCGTCGAGCaggagaggcggcggcagccggtgggggaggacgaggacgaggaggaggaggaggaggagccggagtTCAGGGACATCCACGCGCTGAGCCCGCCGCCGAGCCAGCCGCCGTCGTACCGCAGGGGGCGCGGGGAGTCGTGGGGGTCCGCCGCGGGCGGGAGCAGGCACACGTCGATCCGCTCCGTCGGGAGCGACACCGCCCCCAGCGAGCCCTTCCCGACTATGAGCAGGGAGTTCTCGGCCATGGTCGccgcagcagccaccgccaacGCCGCCAACGCCGCCAGCGCCAACGGGGCCGGGAGCGATGCCGAGAGGGACGCCGACGCGATGGGCAGGATCGGGGAGGGCgaggagctggaggagaccAACCCGCTGGCCATCGTGCCGGACAGCAACCCCATCCCGTCGCCGCGCCGGGGCCTGCCGACCCCCGGCGCGGACGTGGCGctggccggcgccggtgcccacggccacggccaggcCGGGGTGTCGGTCGGGCAggtgaagaaggaggaggtggagtccaaGATCGCCGCGTGGCAGATCGCCGAGGTGGCCAAGGTCAACAACCGCTTCAAGCGCGAGGAGGTCGTCATCAACGGATGGGAGGGCGACCAGGTCGAGAAGGCCAGCGCCTGGCTCAAGAAGTACGAG aGGAAGCTGGAGGAGAAGCGCGCCAAGGCGATGGAGAAGGCGCAGAACGAGGTGGCCAAGGCGCGGCGGAAGGCGGAGGAGAAGCGCGCGTCGGCGGAGGCCAAGCGGGGCACCAAGGTGGCGCGCGTGCTGGAGCTCGCCAACTTCATGAGGGCCGTCGGGAGGGCGCCCTCCACCAAGCGCTCCTTCTTCTGA